In a single window of the Rhineura floridana isolate rRhiFlo1 chromosome 3, rRhiFlo1.hap2, whole genome shotgun sequence genome:
- the LOC133378807 gene encoding keratinocyte-associated protein 3-like, translating into MGSVSLLILLDIVAAFSTINHSILEQLAKLGVKTGPQRATPSSERLQGEEGQPPQGKGFPSLFSPGPPSHLGLAPPWGTPPPLGGLVPHRWAFLVSHGTAVLTSLPSSIPAEVGCRAQRLARSGISLVVLGHLALVLGAIVHSSLLHHVAQPAHTIPSEYAVANVIAVASGVLSITAGVLAILVFRSFSHRYLPWILVFIALANVLISGACCVGLALAISLTVVNGGHHLFTGCNSSALPADVHTVITNECPFDTTCIYDTALVLWLPSLLMAAVEAGLSAWSCTVSLSLCGTGPSSAAYKVALLQQMSMAKKLQRVGCFQNLVAAG; encoded by the exons atggggagtgtgtccctgttgataCTCCTGGACATCGTGgcagctttcagtaccatcaaCCATAGTATCCTGGAGCAGCTAGCCAAGCTGGGAGTCAAGACGGGGCCCCAAAGAGCAACTCCGAGCTCTGAGAGGTTGCAGGGTGAGGAAGGGCAGCCACCGCAGGGGAAGGGATTCCCAAGTCTCTTCAGTCCCGGCCCTCCTTCGCACCTCGGTCTAGCACCGCCCTGGggaactcctcctcctcttggggGCTTGGTGCCCCACCGCTGGGCTTTCCTTGTCTCCCATGGCACGGCAGTCCTCACTAGCCTCccttcctccatccctgcagAGGTGGGCTGCAGAGCCCAGCGGCTAGCTCGCAGCGGCATCTCGCTGGTGGTCCTGGGCCACTTGGCCTTGGTGCTGGGGGCCATCGTCCACAGCTCCCTCCTGCACCACGTGGCCCAGCCTGCGCACACCATCCCCTCGGAGTACGCCGTGGCTAATGTCATTGCGGTGGCTTCTGGGGTCTTG agcATTACTGCCGGCGTCCTGGCGATCCTGGTGTTCCGGAGCTTCTCCCACCGTTACCTGCCTTGGATCCTGGTTTTTATCGCCCTGGCAAATGTCCTGATCTCAGGAGCCTGCTGCGTGGGACTAGCACTTGCCATCTCCCTCACTGTTGTCAACGGTGGCCATCATCTCTTTACCGGTTGCAACAGTTCTGCCCTTCCAGCTGATGTCCACACTGTGATAACGAACGAGTGCCCATTTGACACTACCTGCATCTATGACACAGCActggtcctctggcttccttccttgttgatggcagcagtggaagccgGTTTGTCTGCCTGGAGTTGCacagtctccctctctctctgtggaacTGGCCCCTCTTCAGCCGCCTACAAAgtggccctgcttcag caGATGAGCATGGCAAAAAAGCTGCAAAGAGTGGGGTGTTTTCAGAATTTAGTAGCTGCAGGATGA
- the EFCAB12 gene encoding EF-hand calcium-binding domain-containing protein 12 isoform X2 yields the protein MSTKVEQMSWTTGISGSEIGSWEVSSTSQPRSSFVPSTRRESDVISNEGLLKESPSESLNWVLEHCFQQYKLRDAYPHFFFKVKKSRFGPPKSRRRIIIAPPMSGMAASGPKPHPPAPSVPEQKPPGQRTLEAEEKISPEEEELRELEAWIKERKQLQDLLNNCVNIEKWLTGKQPLNEQEQHVLGKIQESKEVKKAKMETLLEEMGSKEDLTLKKASKNVIPLIEGPYPESLMTLQNLLHKQKLKLVDLFKKSDRTKTMRFRRADFIRIIQETKVPISKSDLEDVIIYLTSSKKGNYITSEDLVECQRIWVDNIREQWKQSKDSKPEEFAPAAPKTASVHRKSLAPIRSKARLSSACAPCEPKLIQLEVPPINTEPDRMHLTYNQMEEVGKRYKEMRRQLKRKTSPLEYAEQCRLVRSGDLVVDGHCCPSTIQGEMGELVDQHRLACHLVYTQCLKLCEKYGVPLTEKLLKKALLYPGDRIVREGNSFQKMRQPGGYYDLSSTVQRGSPSREQPSSSSGDQKSQRQRLRRSRSKKQRPTTAAGSHLQNLRD from the exons ATGTCGACCAAAGTGGAACAGATGAGTTGGACAACAGGAATATCAGGGAGTGAGATTGGATCCTGGGAAGTTAGCTCTACCTCTCAACCTCGGTCCAGTTTTGTTCCTTCAACCAGGCG TGAAAGTGATGTCATATCTAATGAAGGGTTACTCAAAGAATCCCCCTCTGAAAGTCTGAATTGGGTTTTAGAGCACTGCTTTCAACAATACAAACTCAGAGATGCTTATCCACATTTTTTCTTTAAAGTGAAAAAAAGTAGATTTGGTCCCCCCAAATCGCGCCGCCGCATTATTATCGCTCCTCCTATGAGTGGCATGGCTGCTAGCGGGCCCAAACCTCATCCACCAGCACCTTCTGTTCCAGAGCAGAAACCCCCAGGCCAGAGAACTCTGGAGGCAGAAGAAAAAATCTCTCCAGAGGAGGAGGAATTGCGAGAGCTGGAGGCTTGGATCAAGGAAAGAAAACAACTGCAGGATCTGCTGAACAACTGTGTGAACATTGAGAAATGGTTAACAGGAAAACAGCCTCTCAATGAGCAGGAGCAACATGTGTTGGGAAAAATACAAGAAAGTAAGGAAGTGAAGAAGGCCAAAATGGAAACCCTGTTAGAGGAAATGGGAAGCAAAGAG GATTTGACACTGAAGAAAGCAAGCAAAAATGTAATTCCTCTTATTGAGGGTCCCTATCCTGAGTCCCTCATGACACTGCAGAACCTTCTGCACAAGCAGAAACTCAAGCTAGTGGACCTCTTTAAAAAATCAGACAGGACCAAGACAATGAGGTTCAGGAGAGCAGACTTCATTAGAATAATCCAAGAG ACCAAGGTGCCAATCAGTAAAAGTGACCTGGAAGATGTGATCATCTACCTCACTTCTTCAAAGAAAGGGAATTATATAACCAGTGAAGATCTGGTTGAATGTCAGAGAATATGGGTGGACAACATAAGAGAGCAGTGGAAACAATCTAAAGATTCAAAGCCAG AAGAATTTGCACCTGCTGCCCCCAAAACAGCTTCTGTTCATAGGAAAAGTCTTGCACCTATTCGTAGCAAGGCCAGACTTTCATCAGCTTGTGCACCATGTGAGCCTAAGTTAATCCAGTTGGAAGTTCCCCCCATCAATACTGAACCAGACCGCATGCATCTGACTTACAATCAAATGGAAGAGGTTGGGAAGAGATACAAGGAAATGAGGCGGCAGCTGAAG AGAAAGACCAGCCCCTTAGAGTATGCAGAACAATGTCGACTGGTGAGATCTGGAGACCTGGTTGTGGATGGCCACTGCTGCCCAAGCACCATCCAGGGTGAAATGGGAGAGCTGGTGGACCAGCATCGCCTGGCTTGCCACCTGGTCTACACGCAATGTCTCAAGCTCTGTGAAAAATATGGGGTTCCACTTACTGAAAAGCTGCTGAAAAAGG CTCTGCTCTACCCTGGAGATAGAATCGTCAGAGAGGGAAACAGCTTCCAGAAGATGAGACAACCAGGGGGTTATTATGATCTTTCTTCTACTGTCCAACGAGGATCACCTTCAAGAGAACAGCCAAGTAGCTCTTCTGGGGATCAAAAAAG CCAGAGGCAAAGGCTAAGAAGAAGCAGATCAAAAAAGCAAAGACCCACAACTGCCGCTGGGAGTCATTTGCAGAATTTAAGAGACTAA
- the EFCAB12 gene encoding EF-hand calcium-binding domain-containing protein 12 isoform X1 has translation MSTKVEQMSWTTGISGSEIGSWEVSSTSQPRSSFVPSTRRESDVISNEGLLKESPSESLNWVLEHCFQQYKLRDAYPHFFFKVKKSRFGPPKSRRRIIIAPPMSGMAASGPKPHPPAPSVPEQKPPGQRTLEAEEKISPEEEELRELEAWIKERKQLQDLLNNCVNIEKWLTGKQPLNEQEQHVLGKIQESKEVKKAKMETLLEEMGSKEDLTLKKASKNVIPLIEGPYPESLMTLQNLLHKQKLKLVDLFKKSDRTKTMRFRRADFIRIIQETKVPISKSDLEDVIIYLTSSKKGNYITSEDLVECQRIWVDNIREQWKQSKDSKPEEFAPAAPKTASVHRKSLAPIRSKARLSSACAPCEPKLIQLEVPPINTEPDRMHLTYNQMEEVGKRYKEMRRQLKRKTSPLEYAEQCRLVRSGDLVVDGHCCPSTIQGEMGELVDQHRLACHLVYTQCLKLCEKYGVPLTEKLLKKALLYPGDRIVREGNSFQKMRQPGGYYDLSSTVQRGSPSREQPSSSSGDQKRKPEAKAKKKQIKKAKTHNCRWESFAEFKRLMGSRSKRLVPPMNFWTVFELALVDSPDELDQQYMERELRKMFSFLNPLTDPNSFWPGHLLDKLRLFLPGEARDEGNAIFSHVSRTRPVYPARYNPHRSWPISDQRYVSYGDPESRKHNYYI, from the exons ATGTCGACCAAAGTGGAACAGATGAGTTGGACAACAGGAATATCAGGGAGTGAGATTGGATCCTGGGAAGTTAGCTCTACCTCTCAACCTCGGTCCAGTTTTGTTCCTTCAACCAGGCG TGAAAGTGATGTCATATCTAATGAAGGGTTACTCAAAGAATCCCCCTCTGAAAGTCTGAATTGGGTTTTAGAGCACTGCTTTCAACAATACAAACTCAGAGATGCTTATCCACATTTTTTCTTTAAAGTGAAAAAAAGTAGATTTGGTCCCCCCAAATCGCGCCGCCGCATTATTATCGCTCCTCCTATGAGTGGCATGGCTGCTAGCGGGCCCAAACCTCATCCACCAGCACCTTCTGTTCCAGAGCAGAAACCCCCAGGCCAGAGAACTCTGGAGGCAGAAGAAAAAATCTCTCCAGAGGAGGAGGAATTGCGAGAGCTGGAGGCTTGGATCAAGGAAAGAAAACAACTGCAGGATCTGCTGAACAACTGTGTGAACATTGAGAAATGGTTAACAGGAAAACAGCCTCTCAATGAGCAGGAGCAACATGTGTTGGGAAAAATACAAGAAAGTAAGGAAGTGAAGAAGGCCAAAATGGAAACCCTGTTAGAGGAAATGGGAAGCAAAGAG GATTTGACACTGAAGAAAGCAAGCAAAAATGTAATTCCTCTTATTGAGGGTCCCTATCCTGAGTCCCTCATGACACTGCAGAACCTTCTGCACAAGCAGAAACTCAAGCTAGTGGACCTCTTTAAAAAATCAGACAGGACCAAGACAATGAGGTTCAGGAGAGCAGACTTCATTAGAATAATCCAAGAG ACCAAGGTGCCAATCAGTAAAAGTGACCTGGAAGATGTGATCATCTACCTCACTTCTTCAAAGAAAGGGAATTATATAACCAGTGAAGATCTGGTTGAATGTCAGAGAATATGGGTGGACAACATAAGAGAGCAGTGGAAACAATCTAAAGATTCAAAGCCAG AAGAATTTGCACCTGCTGCCCCCAAAACAGCTTCTGTTCATAGGAAAAGTCTTGCACCTATTCGTAGCAAGGCCAGACTTTCATCAGCTTGTGCACCATGTGAGCCTAAGTTAATCCAGTTGGAAGTTCCCCCCATCAATACTGAACCAGACCGCATGCATCTGACTTACAATCAAATGGAAGAGGTTGGGAAGAGATACAAGGAAATGAGGCGGCAGCTGAAG AGAAAGACCAGCCCCTTAGAGTATGCAGAACAATGTCGACTGGTGAGATCTGGAGACCTGGTTGTGGATGGCCACTGCTGCCCAAGCACCATCCAGGGTGAAATGGGAGAGCTGGTGGACCAGCATCGCCTGGCTTGCCACCTGGTCTACACGCAATGTCTCAAGCTCTGTGAAAAATATGGGGTTCCACTTACTGAAAAGCTGCTGAAAAAGG CTCTGCTCTACCCTGGAGATAGAATCGTCAGAGAGGGAAACAGCTTCCAGAAGATGAGACAACCAGGGGGTTATTATGATCTTTCTTCTACTGTCCAACGAGGATCACCTTCAAGAGAACAGCCAAGTAGCTCTTCTGGGGATCAAAAAAG AAAGCCAGAGGCAAAGGCTAAGAAGAAGCAGATCAAAAAAGCAAAGACCCACAACTGCCGCTGGGAGTCATTTGCAGAATTTAAGAGACTAATGGG AAGCCGCTCAAAAAGATTGGTTCCTCCAATGAATTTTTGGACTGTATTTGAATTAGCCTTAGTAGACTCACCAGATGAACTTGACCAACAATATATGGAAAG AGAGCTGAGGAAAATGTTTAGCTTTCTGAATCCCTTGACTGACCCCAATAGTTTCTGGCCAGGACACCTTCTTGATAAACTGCGTCTCTTTCTACCCGGGGAGGCTCGTGATGAAGGGAATgctatattcagccatgtttctcGCACACGCCCAGTCTATCCTGCTCGTTACAATCCTCACCGCAGCTGGCCAATCAGTGACCAGAGATATGTGTCCTATGGAGATCCAGAATCCCGAAAGCATAATTATTATATCTGA